A stretch of DNA from Kangiella sediminilitoris:
TAGCAATCAACCACTGACGTGCTTCTCCCACCTGTTTTTGAATCTGAGCAAAAGCACCTGAGCCTGCGCGCAGCATAAGCTCATAGAGATCAATCTGCTTTTGCTTAACAAAAGCAGTTTCTATAGCTTTTATACTGTCAACAAAAAATAGCGGCTGTGCAGTCATGTTTTACTCTTCATTTAAATCAATAAAATGTTCTCGGTAATAGGCACATTCAGCTATCGACTCACGAATATCGTCAAGGGCAAGGTGAGTGGCACTCTTGGTGAAACCAGGAAGTATTTTTGGCTTCCAGCGACGAGCTAATTCTTTTATGGTGCTGACGTCGATATGTCGATAATGAAAGTAGGCTTCCAGCTGTGGCATGTGCTTGACCATAAACCGTCGGTCCTGACAGATAGTATTACCACACATGGGAGATTTCCCTTCAGGAACCCACTGCTTTAAAAACTCGATGGTGAGTCTACTCGCTTCCTGCTCGTCAATGTCGCTGTCTTTCACACGCTGTGTAAGGCCTGACTTACCATGTTGCTCTACACACCACTCATTCATATTGTTTAGTGTGTCATCATCCTGATGAATAGCTAACACGGGGCCTTCTGCTAAAATATTGAGATCCTTATCGGTGACGATGGTGGCTATCTCAATGACCTTATCTATTTCTGGATCCAACCCCGTCATTTCAAGATCAACCCAAATTAAATTGTCCGCTTGTTGCGTCACAAAGCACTCCTCTTTGTTGAGTTTTGCTAAAAAAAACAATTCGTTTCGGTTATTATAGACACAATTTTAAACACATGCAGATCAAAGCAAAAAATTTTGGAGTATTTATGGAACAGTTAGCATCACAGCAATGTGTACATAACGACGACTCAAAAAAGCCACTCGAGGATGAAACCCGCGACTCGTTGCTTAAAGAGCAGCTGCCTGAGTGGAACTACGATGCTGATAAGGGCGAAGTATCTCGTAAATTCAAATTCAAAAACTATTACCATACGATGGCATTTGTTAATGCCGTGGCCTGGATAGCAAATAAGCAGGCTCACCACCCTGATCTGGAAGTCAGCTACGGACATTGTCTTGTTCGCTATACCACGCACGATGCGGGTAACAGTTTATGCCTGAATGACCTGATTTGTGCAGCACACATTGATACACTGGAAGATAACGGTAATTTCGGACCAAACTTTCAAGACTGATTAAGACTTAACAAAGGGCCAGACCTTGGGCAAAAAACATAAAAGAAAAGCTCCGACTAGAAAGAAACGTCAAAGTAACCTTTCTGGTGATAACCAGCAGACTTCTCAGGAGCTTAATTCTGAAGTGCCCGAAATGCAGGACCTGGGTCCTGCGGAAGAAGGTATTGTCATAAGCCGATTTGGTCAGCAAGTCGATATTGCTGACCAGAATTTCGAAACCATTCGCTGCTTTTTGCGGCGCTCGAACGAAGTTCCGGTAGTCGGTGATAGAGCCAAATTCAAACGTCAGGATAAATTGAAAACAGGCGTTTTAGTCGAACTGGAAGAACGTAAGTCACTACTAAAACGTCCCACGCCACACCATGGTATAAAACCGGTTGCTGCCAATATCGATCTGATTGCACTGTTGCTGGCACCCGAGCTTGGCTTTTCCGAAATGCTACTGGACCGCTATCTAGTTGCAGCCGAATCAAGCGGTATTCCGGTCTGGCTTATATTTAATAAGTGGGATTTACTGGATGAACAGGAAAAGTCTGAAATTGAAAATAGACTGCAGACATACAAAGAGATTGGTTACCCGATCTATTTCATCAGCGCCAAACATGGTGACCAAGTCGATCAGCTGGTCGAAGACCTGCGTGGCAAACAGTTATTATTAGCAGGTCAATCCGGTGTCGGAAAGTCAACGCTCATCAAATACCTGTTCCCTGGCTTAGAAGTTTCCACGGCAGATATCTCAGAAACCTCAGGGCTTGGTACCCATACCACCACAGCTTCCCGTTTGTATAAACTTGACGAAGAAACCTTCCTGGTCGACTCACCGGGAGTGAGAGAGTTCGGTCTGTGGCACCTTGAAGACAGTGATATCCAGCAGGGCTTCGTTGAGATTTATAAACTCGCCGAAAACTGCAAGTTCCGCAACTGTAAACATATAAAAGAACCCGGCTGTGCCGTTCTTGCTGCCGCTGAAAAAGGGGAAATTGCTGAGTCACGCATGAAAAATTATCATCACCTGATCCAGCATTATGATCAGCAGTTTAGTTAACAAAGGTGTTACAACCACGCTGCCTGACTTAACTCTCTAACTCTTTTTTATTTGCCAATAAGAATAATGAAATTAAGCTTATGGGGGGATAAACCCTAAAAAGAAATTAGCTACAACAGTAGGCACTAGGCTTTTAACTCTCTTCTTTGCCAAAAAGTACGCGACCAAAGTGGCAACCACTACCCATAAAAACACAAAATTAATAACAACAGTGGCGTTAAGATCCATTCAATAAGTCTCCTTAGAATAACGGCAATTTATGCTATCATCTAATCATAAATTTTCTTCAGGAGTTTATGCAAGTAAAGAAAGTACAACCTGGAATATTGAGAATAGTTATACTCCAATATTTAGGTTACAATTCAAATAATTAAGTTTAAATCAAAGATCACCATGGCCGATAAACTCAAAGTCTTACTTCAATACTTAATCCCACAGCACGGGATTTCTATCCTTATGGGGAAAGTAGCGGAAAGTAAAAATCCAACTCTTAAAAATGCTTTTGCCAAATGGTTTATTAAAAAGTACGGCATCGACATGAGCCTGGCTGAACGCGAAAATCCAGAAGACTACGAAACCTTCAATGACTTTTTTACTCGTAGCCTGAAGCCGGAATTAAGACCTATTGCTGAAGGCGATAAGGTTTTGGTCAACCCTGCTGATGGTAAAATCAGTCAACGCGGAAAAATTGAAGAAGGCTATATTTTCCAGGCAAAAGGTCATCGTTTCAGTGCGAAAACGTTGCTCGGCGGCGATGCTGAGTTAGCCAGACCATTTGAAAATGGTGACTTTGCGACGATTTATTTATCCCCAAAAGATTATCATCGTGTACATATGCCGATCAGCGGTAAGCTGACTAAAATGATCCATGTCCCAGGCAAGTTATTCAGCGTTAACCCTCTTACCGCCCGCAATGTTCCCAATCTGTTTGCTCGTAACGAACGCGTCGTCGCAATGTTTGATACCGAAATCGGCTCAGTTGCTATGGTGCTGGTTGGTGCAACCATCGTTGGCAGTATTGAAACCGTATGGGAAGGCACCATAACTCCACCTACTCGCGACGATGTTAAGGTCTGGGATTATCAGGGTAAGGATATTCGTCTTGAAAAAGGTGACGAGATGGGTCGATTCAAACTAGGCTCTACGGTCGTTCTATTATTCCCGGAAAACACGGTCAAGTGGGAAAAACAGATGAAAGCTAATGCCACCACAGTAATGGGTACCCCCTTAGCTTTAACAAATTAAGTAACTCAATATATAAACTTAAAACACCACGTCTCAAAAAAAGGGCAAGGGACAAGTGTCGCCTTGCCTTCCTCAAAATAATCTGCCATTCTTTAGTCAAACAATTGATAATTAAAACATTTGGAGACTAGTATGTCGGTAGCCCCTGCAACCACAAAATACCCTTTAACCATGCGCTTGCTGCACTGGCTTATCGGTATTTTAATCCTAGGAATGATTGCCTCAGGCTGGTATATGCATGGATTGCCCGATGAAGAACCACTAAAAGAAGAGCTTTACAGCCTACACAAATCCTTTGGCATTACACTATTGCCGCTAATTCTTATTCGTCTTTTGGTGAGACTTTCCAGTCCCATTCCCGAGCTTCCACCACAAATGTCCTGGTGGGAAAAAGTTCTTTCCAAGCTTACTCATTTTTTACTATACCTTCTAATGTTCTCGATTCCCTTATCTGGAATTATAATGATGGACTACCTGGGAATCTTCCCTCTAGAGTGGTTCGGTGTTTTCACCATGCCGGATTTAATCCCAGATGATATGGATATGTTTGAACAACTAGGGGAAGTTCACGAGATTCTTGCTTATTCGCTGCTGGGGCTAATTCTGTTGCATATCCTTGGTGCTTTAAAGCATAGATTTATGGACAAGGGTAAAGACACCGATGTACTGAAGCGTATGATTTAATTTAAAAAGCCCTGCATAATGCAGGGCTTTTTTGATGGGCTAGAAAATTTTTACAATCATTCCGGAGGCATCATCCAGAGCTACATTATCATTATCCAAATCCAGCACATTACGTAAGAAACGTCTTTTATCATCATGCTCCTGGATATCCTTGCTCAATGTTCCCATTAATAGATTAGCAGTTACAGGCAACATTTGTTTCATTACTCCCAGATCAAAACCTGTTTTATTCGTAACATATCTCGCCACTTCTCTGCTCTTATCCTTGGTCTTGATGATATGGCCCAAAATAGAATTACCATTATCAATAGCCTTTTCCTCAGTAATTTCCGCCGGCCTTTCTATATACTGTTCATTCCCGTCATCCAGCAATGCCCTCATAACCGCTTCAAACTCGTCCTGAAGCTGGCAGTTGTGTCTAAGACCATGGATAAGTAGTGGCAAAAAATATCTGAATACCTTATCGGACTCATCTTGTTCCAGGTTATATTCCGCTCCAATATGTTTAATAACGTCCTTATTTTGCTCACCAAGCACTCTCTCAAGAAGATCTTGCATCGCTAACCCCTCGTTATTTATCCTTACACTACATTAGAATATACTCCTTGTATGAAAATCAGGCAAAACTGATATTCATACACTCTCTTTATTTTTTATAGTGAGAAATCTATGACATCAAGAATGGATCACTTCCGCCAACAGGTCTACTATTGGGTTAAAAAAATCCCCAAAGGGAAGGTAACCAGTTATGGTGCTATAGCCAAGCTCGCAGGATTCCCTCGCCATGCCAGGCATGTTAGTAAAGCCTTAGGCTCAGCTCCTGATCGTAAATCTCTACCCTGGCAGAGAGTTATCGGTGCTGATGGAAAAATAGCATTCCATCCTGATAGTGATCACTACGCCTTACAGCAGACGTTATTACAAAAAGAAGGAATTAGAGTGATTAATGGAAAGGTAGATATGAAGCGCTTTAGCTGGGAGAGCCCTTTACAGCAGTCTGAGCATCAAACGGAAAACAATATGCGGGCAGAGGAATTCTTTAGATAGAGTCTCCTACCCGAGAAGCCCTTCTCTCTTTTCCTGTAAAGCCCGACAGTCCAGACAAAGCTCCGTATCCGGTGCGATATCTAAGCGCTCAGGAGCTATGGTTTCCCCACACTCAAGGCAAAAACCATAGTCGCCAGACGCGACTCTTTTTAGCGCATTACGCACTGCTAGCAGATGCTTCTGATCTCGAACATGAGAGGCATTTACCATAGCCTGCTGCTGCATTGCGTCTCCACGAGACACACGTCCCTGCCGTGCTTGATCGAGTTCAACAGCCTGACCCGCTTCTGAAGTTAGACCTAAATAGTCCATCAACTCCGTTTCGAGCTGATGTAACTTTTCAGTATAATGTCTTAACTGCTTTTTATTCATTTCTGCTAATGTAAGTGACTTAAATGAGACACCTCATCAAACTTTTGGATTGCTCGGATAAGTCTCTCTGCATCCTCTGTTTCTTTAAATGCTTCTTCTGCTATTGGTGCAATCTGAGCCGGTCCCGGTGGCAACTCTTCACGTTCGACAATATTTCGCATACGAGGCAAAAAAACAAATTGTAACCACTGCTCAAGCCTTAGGGTATCAACACAAAAAGGCATATCGCTTTCCAATGCGTCCTGTCCGGGATGCTGACTCGACCAAAGGTCAAGTTCTATCAACCTCTTCTCAATAGTCTCGAAAACAATCAGATATTGCTCAAACCAATCAACTTGTTTCATTGCTTACTCTCAAATTACAGATTCATTGATAATTTTACCTTATTTCGGGTCGAATTTCAGACAAGCCCCCTATAAAAAAGCCCGCTCAAGGCGGGCTCAACATCAGCTTTCGCTGTTTAGAAGTTTAACTTCAAACCCACTTTTGCTGTTCTTGGCTTATCAGGACGAGCACCGTATGGCTCACGAGCTACTATGGTATCCTCATCAGTCACGTTTTCTATAGTAGCAAAGAACGTAACAGCATCATTTACCTGATACTCCGCTGCTAAATCGACAAGCGTACGCTCTTCCGTTTTCTGAAACTGCCCACAGGCCGGTTTAGTACATAACTCGTCCATATAGTTGATACTCGCCAAAAGACTCCATGTCTGATTATCGTAACCAAGCATTAACTGCGCCTGATTTTCGGGGATATAAGGAATTGGCTGACCTGTTTCTACAGTGCCCCAGACGTTACTATCAAAAGAACTTCCAAATTCAGTTTCAGTAAACGTATAACTGAATCGTGCTGGCCAGTTCTCTGCAAACTCACCGCTTACCAGCAACTCAACACCTTTAACCTCAGCTTCCCCACCATTAAATTTATCGCCTTCATTATTAATGTCACAACCACTGTTAGCCAGGGTACACTCGCCTAGCAAATTGTCATAGTCACTAAAGAAAGCTATCAACTCACTGTTGTACTGAGAGCCACTAAAGCGTAGACCCATCTCATAATTCCAGCTTTCTTCAGGCTGATCATCAGCACTACTTCCTGGAGGAGCAAAACCTTTGTTAACACCAAATAATACGCTGGTCGTGTCATTGATTGACCATAGCGCTCCAAAACCTGGTAACACCTCTGATACAGTATTAGTACGGACACTAGGCTGTGCCTCTCGATCAGGAGCGGAACTCCAGTCTTCACGTTTAAGTTCAACGTCTTCATAGCGGACACCAGGAGTGAATATCCAGTCTCCCCATGAAACAGTATCAATCAAATAGTAGGAGTTCGCTTCAGCTGAGTCGATGCGGTTACCGGCATCTCCCCAAATTCCGGCTTCTGACAGAACCAACTGACCATTCTCCTGAGTAAAGTAGCTTCGACGCTGGAAACGATCTGCATCATCTTCATGAGCACGCAGTCCCAACTTGAGGTCATGCTCCGCTCCACCAGTAGTAAAGTTCCAATCCAGCCGAGCCTGTACACCTCGATTCATGTAAGAGCGATTACCATCAACTTTGTCAATTAAGTCACTCCCACTGTCAGCACCATCTAAAATAGACTGGTAATAGTTAGCCAGAGCACTGCCAGGATTAGTGTTTATTTCACCAATAACTGATGACCAGCTAACGCTGTTATAAGTCCCCGGGGTGGCGCTATCTTCGATATAAAATTTTCCAGTTTTATACCAGTTTCGAGCGAAATCGTTATCGTAGGCAGTAACATGCAGATCTAAGCTTTCCGTTAGGTCCGCATAATAACTCACTACCAATTGCTCATGTTTGCCCTGAAATTGGTCACCGGCAGAAATACCGTACATTCGATAAGGGTCAACTCCAAAGTCAGCATCTGTTAAACCAACGTAGGACTGATCGGACACTTCTGACGAATTTTGTAGTTTTATATCTAGTTGCTGATATACGCTAGCGTCTGAGTCAGTGTTAAAACGTAACTTTACAACCTGATCGCGCTTTTCGAAGCCAGTATCCTGGCCAATGCGGTCAATAACCTTAAAGCCATCGGTTTGATGATCATTAAGCTCAACTAAATAGCCGAAGTTCTCGAAGCTGTCTCCATAATAAAAATAGCCGTGAAGCTCCTCATGCTGACCTTTTTCAAGTTTCAGCTGTCCCTGCCCTTCTATTGGAATTTGTCTAGAGATCAAGTTTACTGCACCACCTACAGTAAAAGGACCATACTGAATACTTGCAGGGCCTTTAAGAACCTCTATACCTGTAATTCGATCAAAAGTAGGGAAGTAATATGCAGAGGAAGCTGCGTAGGGAGCAGGAGCGATAAGTACACCATCTTCCATAAGACTGACCCGTCCCGTTCTGCTAGTACCTGTACCCCGTAGCCCAATATTTGGTCTCAAACCCAGACCATCTTCTAGCTGAATATACACACCTGGTACCTGTCGCATGGCGCGATTCACATCACTATATTTGAATTCTTCTAAATCTTCTTCGGTCACAACGTGAGCAGAGCCCGCCACTTTAAGCGTGTTTGAGCTATTGCCAATGATAGTGATAGTTTCGATATCATCACTTGCTTGCTCCTCAGCTAACGCTGATGTTGCAGTAAGTCCTAAAACCGTGGCAGCAGCAACGGTATTTAAAAGAAATGGAGTTTTCATCAATAGTTCCTAACTTTATAAATTGATTACAGGCAGGATTATAAATCTAAATGATAATGATTACCATCCATGTTTGCAGTTTTAAGATCCTTTTTTGAGTATCTTACGTTGTATAGCCCAAAGATAGATACTCAGCGCCCGTGATGTCATTGATACCCCACCTAGATTTGGTAAATTGGTCTGGTTATGGTCTTACACCAGGTGCCCTAAAGACAGCTCAAGGCAGCTGTTATTCTGCTAACACTTATGGCTGTTGCGGTTGTTGCCTATTTCAAAGCTACTTATAATGTAGGCCTTTAACAAATAGGAGAATCCATGAAAGCCTTTATCCTGATTATTATTAGCTTAGGTGCATTGTTGATAAGTGCTTGTGATTCGCAACCAGAAGAGCAGACCGCGCTGAGTGACTATAAACAACAGCAGCTTGATAAAGCAAAGAAAGTCGAGCAGGAAATGAATAAGCGTATCGAGAATATAGACCAACAACTAGATCAATCTACAACTCAAGAAGACGACGATACACAATAAATGAAACGCTCAAATCTAATCACTGCTGCTGGAGCCACAAGACTTCGCAATGAGCTGGCTCATTTATGGAAAAATCTTCGCCCGGAAGTAACCCGCGCTATTAATGCCGCTGCCGCTGAGGGTGATCGCAGTGAAAATGCCGAATATATATATCGAAAAAAACAATTACGAGAAATTGATCGCAGAATCCGCTATTTACAAAAACGTACGGCTGAAATGAAGGTTATTGAGCATCGTCCTGTAGACCAGAGCAAAATATATTTTGGCGCTGTCGTTACGCTAATAGATGAACGGAACGACGAAACCGTCTACCGAATTGTTGGTTCAGATGAGTTTGACTACAAAGCAGAATATATTAGCGTTGATTCTCCCATGGCAAGAGCGCTTCTGGGTAAAGGTCTTGATGATGAGGTTACTGTTAAATTGCCGGAAGAATCAAAGCAGTTCTGGATTTCAGAAATAGAGTATCCGGATCCCAACCAGGAATAATACTAAAATCTATAACTAAAACTCAGTGAACCAAACCGGCCGTTAACATCGTTTTCTTCAAAAGTAGAGCCTATCTCAGCAATTGAAAAAAGCAATCCCCATTGATCCCAATTCCAGACAGCACCGGCTGAAACCACAAACTGTTCATGCTTCAAAGTAACCGAGTGACTACTTTGGAATGTATTACCATCGACGAAAATGTCATTGAAAACATAACTTGCCTGTGCCGCCAGGAACATATAAAAATGGTCGTCCTCAGCCCCAGCTAATGGGTTGATATCTCTACCGGGGAGAATACTTACGGAAGGAAAGGTTTCTTCTAAACCGGATCCGACGCGAATCATTGCTGATCCAGCAACATCAGAGGTGAATGTTCCTACACTACCACTTGCAAACGTTAAAAAGTCAGCGCCAACACCGTTACTGGGTGTAATGTCAAAACGCCAGCTTCTCTGCCCTGCCACACTAAAAACTAACTCGTTACGCAACTGATTATCCCAGCCCCTGGGCTCATCTGAGCTGGTGATATCATGAACTAACTTCTGAGTTTTTTCGGCTAGAGAGGCAGGACCAACAACGCCTGTAATAACATAAAACTGATCGGCTATGTCACTGTCCCAGGAATACAAAGTTCCTTGCCAGCCAAGCATGCCGGCATACGGAAGATCATTCTCAATCAACACATCCGTTTTGATATTTTCAGGAGTCTGCATGGCCTGAAAGACACTATAACTGACAGCTTTTTTTCGGGAATCATCGACATCAATCAAGGTCAAGTCCGCGAGACTAACCATCCACTCTGGGGCGCTGCTATCAGCATAGTCATCGTAAGGACCGTATCCCCAGCTGTAGCCAATACCGTTAGTGTAGCCACCATCTTTTCCGGCAAATAAATCATTTTCAATAGTTAATGTGCCAAAAGACCCCACATCCTGTTCTCCTGGGTCACGAAAGGTTGCAGCCTGAGAAGTAGGAAGCAGAAAGGAAGAAACAATTGTAATGACGCTGAACGCTACTAAAAAGCGCATAGAAAACCCTTAAAATTTATTCCTTGCCGAACCGCGCCCTGATCTGTTGCTTAACGGTTTCGACAACTTGTTGGGTATTAGTGGAGCCTTTAACCCCAGATTTCAACACATCTTCAACAATATCTGCTACATCATCCACGGTTACAGTCTTTTTTTGCTCAAATGAGTCATGATGAAACAAATTGATATGCTCATCACTCCGACGTCCCCACTTCATCAACCGCTCCCAGTAAACCCTATCCTCGGAGTTACTTTTCAGGTCTAAAATATAACAAATCAGTGCGACTGGCATTAGCGCAAAATCACGTACTGCATCACACCATAACTTAACCTGCAGCAGCAATAGATCTCGAGTTTTTCCCCAAGAACCTGATGTCACTTTGTTCTGAACAATTAATGGTTTATCCGTATTCCTCATATTCATCCATCATCACATTGTTTTATTATAAATTTCGCGGTTCAACTGCTTATGATGCTCATTCTTTTTAAGCAGGACGTAAACCGAACCCAAGCCGCCATGGCGTTGCTGTGCGCTATGGAAAGCCATCGCCAACTCATGCTGTTTTAGCCAATGATTAACATGGCTTTTTAAAACTGCCTGCGGAATGCTTCGCTCACCCTTACCGTGGGTAATCAATATAGTTCGCTTGCCTCTTTTTACACAGGCGTTGATAAAGTAGAAGACTTCGTCACGGGCTTCTTTCACGGTTAAACGATGCAAGTCCGTATGCGCATCAATTTCATATTTCCCTAGACGTAATTTTTTATAGACGCCCTCCTGCACTCCATCTTTTTTATATTCTAACCAGTCATTCGGCTCGACGGGTTCGACAAAATCGGTCGTCAAGTAATTGGGATCATGGTTAGGCTTACGCCCGAGTGCCGCTTCCTGTCTAGCCATTTGTGAAAGTGTCGGCTCTTTTTTAGCCACGTGCAGATTAACCTGGTCATTCTTAATTGGTTTGACGCCCTTAAGTTCTTTCTTAAATAAGTCAAAATCATCTTGTGACATAATAAATCTACACCTAACTGCTAATCGTTATGCAAAGCGTCTTTCATCGCCTCTAATTCTTCCCACCTCTCAAAACGCTGCTCAAGGCTGGCTTCAAGCTGTGCGAGCTGACTGTTTACTTCTGCTATATCGTCACTGGGCTGTTGATAAAACTCAGGAGATGCCATCTTAGCCTGTAATTGCTCAATATCATCCTCAAGCTGAGCGATATCCGCAGGTAACTGATCCAGCTCCCGCTGGTCTTTATAACTTAGTTTAGCAGATTTTTTCCTAGGTTTAGGCTTTGACTCGCTTTTGCTACCAGTCTTGCTCGATGCGGATCCAGCTCCCCTGGACTGGGGCCGTTGCCGCAACCAGTCATCATAGCCACCGATATATTCCCTAACCTTGCCTTCACCCTCAAAAACGATCGTACTGGTTACCACATTATTTATGAAGTCACGGTCATGAGAAACCAGCAGCATAGTTCCTTCGTAACCAGCCAGCATATCCTCGAGCAACTCCAGAGTTTCGATATCCAGATCATTTGTAGGCTCATCCAGGATCAGCAGATTTGAAGGCTTGGCCAGGATTTTCGCCAGCAATAACCGGTTACGCTCACCACCAGACAATGCCGTTATCGGCGCCCGAGCTCTTTCGGGAGTAAACAAGAAGTCTTGCAAATAACTGATGACATGACGCGGCTTACCATTAATAGTCATCATATCTTTCCCGTCAGATACGTTATCCATTGCCGAAAGTGACTCATCCAGTTGCGCCCTATGCTGATCAAAATACGCCACTTCCAGCTTAGTACCGAGCTTTACGGCTCCTTTGTCTGGCTCCTCTTCACCCAGCAACATCTTAATCAGGGTAGATTTACCGCAACCATTCGGCCCAACAATACCAATTTTGTCTCCGCGCATGATTAGGGTAGAAAAGTCATCGACTAAAACTCTCTGCTGGTAGCTTTTATGCAGACTCGTTGCCTCAATCACTTTCTTGCCTGACATTTCGGCTATTTGCGCCTTCATATCAACGTTACCGATTAAATTACGTCGTTCAGCACGTTCCTTGCGAGCTGCCTGAAGGCGTCTCACCCGCCCCTCATTACGGGTACGTCGAGCTTTAATGCCTTGACGAATCCATGCTTCTTCCTGCGCTAGTTTTTTATCAAACTCCTGATTTTGCTTTTCCTCTGCAGCCAGGCGCTCCTCTTTTCTGCGCAAATAATTGTCGTAATCACCGGGCCATGAGGTTAGCTGTCCACGGTCAATTTCTACAATTCGGGTAGCCAGACTTTTTAAGAAGCGTCTATCGTGAGTAATAAACAGGATACTGCCAGTATAGGCTTTCAAAAAACCTTCTAACCATTCGATAGAATCAATATCCAGGTGGTTGGTTGGCTCATCAAGTAACAATATATCAGGCTGTTCGACCAGAGCCTGCGCCAATAATACCCGGCGCTTCATACCGCCCGAAAGTTCCTCAAAGCTTGCCTCTGAACTAAGCCCAAGACGATCGACAACGGATTGTACTCTCTGATCCATGGCCCAACCATCTTCAGCTTCAATCTTTTGCTGAACACGAGCAAGTTTCTCTAATGACTTTTCGTCGGTATTAACACTTAATTGATGAAACTGCTGAAGCAGCTCGCCTACCTGTCCTAAACCGGAAGAAATCACCTGAAAGACAGTGCCTTTGGTTCCGTGAGGAACCTCCTGCGTAAGTTTGGCGACTTTAATCCCTTCCTGAAATCGCAGCCCACCATCTTCAGGTGTGATTTCCTGATTTATCACTTTTAGTAGCGTTGATTTGCCGACTCCATTTCGACCAATGATGCAAACCCTTTCGCCGGGTTCGATAACAAAATCAACCTTATCCAGTAATGGCGCACCACCATAACTGACTTCAACTTGTTGTAAGGTAACTAAAGGCATTACACTGTATGATTAACGTTTTGACCTATTTTAACTGAAAACAATGAGCATGGCTTGCCCTCTTTGCACCAATAAGAAAACAGAGTTTTACTGCCAGGATAAACAACGCAACTACCATCAGTGTCCTCAATGCCAGCTGGTTTTTGTTCCTCCCCAACACCACCTCGATCATGATGCTGAGAAGAAAGTGTATGATCTCCACCAGAACTCTCCCCGGGACACTGGCTACCGACAATTTCTCAATAAACTCTTAAAGCCCTTAGCCAGGAAATTACCCATTGAAGCGAAGGGGCTGGACTTTGGTTGCGGTCCGGGCCCCACCATCAAGCCTATGATGGAAGAACTCGGCTACCAAGTCAGCAACTACGATATCTACTATGCTAAAAACTCGCAGGCACTCAAAAAGACATACGACTTTATAACCTGTACCGAAGCGATAGAGCACTTCGTAACCCCAAGAAAGGAACTATTGCTTCTCCATTCTCTTTTGAGGGCTGGAGGTTATATGGGAATCATGACTAAACGAGTTACCACTAAAGAAGCCTTCGAA
This window harbors:
- the uup gene encoding ATP-binding cassette ATPase Uup; the encoded protein is MPLVTLQQVEVSYGGAPLLDKVDFVIEPGERVCIIGRNGVGKSTLLKVINQEITPEDGGLRFQEGIKVAKLTQEVPHGTKGTVFQVISSGLGQVGELLQQFHQLSVNTDEKSLEKLARVQQKIEAEDGWAMDQRVQSVVDRLGLSSEASFEELSGGMKRRVLLAQALVEQPDILLLDEPTNHLDIDSIEWLEGFLKAYTGSILFITHDRRFLKSLATRIVEIDRGQLTSWPGDYDNYLRRKEERLAAEEKQNQEFDKKLAQEEAWIRQGIKARRTRNEGRVRRLQAARKERAERRNLIGNVDMKAQIAEMSGKKVIEATSLHKSYQQRVLVDDFSTLIMRGDKIGIVGPNGCGKSTLIKMLLGEEEPDKGAVKLGTKLEVAYFDQHRAQLDESLSAMDNVSDGKDMMTINGKPRHVISYLQDFLFTPERARAPITALSGGERNRLLLAKILAKPSNLLILDEPTNDLDIETLELLEDMLAGYEGTMLLVSHDRDFINNVVTSTIVFEGEGKVREYIGGYDDWLRQRPQSRGAGSASSKTGSKSESKPKPRKKSAKLSYKDQRELDQLPADIAQLEDDIEQLQAKMASPEFYQQPSDDIAEVNSQLAQLEASLEQRFERWEELEAMKDALHND
- a CDS encoding class I SAM-dependent methyltransferase: MSMACPLCTNKKTEFYCQDKQRNYHQCPQCQLVFVPPQHHLDHDAEKKVYDLHQNSPRDTGYRQFLNKLLKPLARKLPIEAKGLDFGCGPGPTIKPMMEELGYQVSNYDIYYAKNSQALKKTYDFITCTEAIEHFVTPRKELLLLHSLLRAGGYMGIMTKRVTTKEAFEKWHYKNDPTHICFFSEHTFRWIGKWLGYSVDFPGNDTVIMQKL